A region of Culicoides brevitarsis isolate CSIRO-B50_1 chromosome 1, AGI_CSIRO_Cbre_v1, whole genome shotgun sequence DNA encodes the following proteins:
- the LOC134837306 gene encoding general odorant-binding protein 69a-like → MFLKSLTLFFIIGATFGFEIPESIQSGLEKVHRDCMEKTQATLDHIHKCSDKAIPDDPDAKCYLACFHDQLAFDLKNRIFQIQNVDHPMNDDVHGLLDHVSKECDGAYFV, encoded by the exons atgtttctcaagtctttaactttatttttcatcatcggtGCGACTTTTGGCTTTGAAATTCCCGAAAGTATTCAAAGTGGCTTAGAAAAAGTGCATCGAGATTGCATGGAAAAAACTCAAGCCACGCTTGATCATATCCACAAGTGCTCGGATAAGGCAATTCCCGATGATCCTGATGCCAAGTGCTATTTGGCGTGCTTCCACGATCAGCTGGCATTCGATTTGAAGAACAGAATTTTCCAAATTCAAAATGTAGATCATCCGATGAACGACGATGTGCATGGATTGTTAGATCATGTCAGCAAAGAATGTGATGGAGCGTAttttg tctaa